A window of the Cynocephalus volans isolate mCynVol1 chromosome 10, mCynVol1.pri, whole genome shotgun sequence genome harbors these coding sequences:
- the LOC134388400 gene encoding olfactory receptor 7E178-like: MESRNLTTVSEFLLLGLSDDPKLQPILFGLFLYIYLVTVLGNLLIILAISSDSHLHTPMYFFLSNLSLADMGFSTTTIPKMLVNIQAHSKSISYAGCLTQVSFFYFLGCLDNLILAVMAYDRLVAICHPLQYLIIMNLRLCGLLVLVSFLLSLLNSQMHCLIVSQLTFCSDVEIPHFFCDPLQLLHFACSDTSTNYILMYFLAAIFGGVPVSGILYSYARIVSSILKVSSAGGKYKAFSTCGSHLSVVCLFYGTVLGIYLSSVIHSPMKSVVASVLYTMVTPMLNPFIYSLRNRDIKKALWRIINRTA; the protein is encoded by the coding sequence ATGGAATCACGGAATCTAACAACTGTCTCGGAATTCCTCCTCCTGGGACTTTCAGATGATCCAAAACTGCAGCCCATCCTCTTTGGGCTATTCCTGTACATTTACCTGGTCACAGTGCTCGGGaacctgctcatcatcctggccatcagctctgactcccacctccacacacccatgtacttcttcctctccaacctgTCCTTGGCTGACATGGGTTTCAGCACCACTACAATCCCCAAGATGCTGGTGAACATCCAGGCACACAGCAAATCCATCTCCTATGCAGGCTGCCTTACTCAAgtatcctttttttattttcttggatgTTTGGACAATCTAATTCTTgctgtgatggcctatgaccggttAGTGGCCATTTGTCACCCATTACAATATCTGATCATCATGAACCTGCGCCTCTGTGGCTTGTTGGTCCTAGTGTCTTTTCTCCTCAGTCTTTTAAACTCCCAGATGCACTGCTTGATAGTGTCACAACTTACCTTCTGCTCAGATGTGGAAATTCCTCATTTCTTCTGTGACCCTCTTCAACTCCTCCACTTTGCCTGTTCTGACACCTCCACTAATTACATATTAATGTATTTTCTTGCCGCCATCTTTGGTGGTGTTCCAGTCTCAGGGATCCTTTACTCTTATGCTAGAATTGTTTCCTCTATCCTGAAAGTCTCATCAGCAGGTGGGAAATataaagccttctccacctgtggctCTCACCTGTCagttgtttgcttattttatggAACTGTCCTTGGCATATACCTCAGTTCAGTTATTCATTCTCCAATGAAGAGTGTGGTGGCCTCAGTGTTGTACACGATGGTCACTCCCATGCTGAACCCCTTTATCTATAGTCTGAGGAACAGGGATATCAAAAAGGCCCTGTGGAGGATTATTAACAGAACAGCCTAA